A stretch of DNA from Sandaracinaceae bacterium:
ACGAGCGTGACCACGCGGCCAGGCGCCCCGGGAACCCCGCGATGGTCCGTGCTGCCCTGCCAGAAGCGCCGGGCGTAGCCGGGCAGCCAGCCGGGTTCGCGCTGCGAAAACGCGAAGGCCGGTCGGAAGACGAGCGAGCCGTAGCCGAACACCCAGAGAGGAGACACCGGGACGATGTAGCGCCCGGGGCGTCCTTCGACCACGTGGCTGGGTTCGTGGCCCGGTGAGTCAGCGCAGCTGCGCCTGGTGGTCGCGTGCGTAGTTCTCGATGGTTCGGGGAGCCCGCCCGAGCACGCGCGCGACGTCGTCGCTCACCTCCGCCTCGAGCCCTGCGCGGGTGCGCTCATGGACCCGCAGGGCCGAGTCCACCAGCCAGGAGGGCATGTCGGAGGCGCGCATGCCTGCGGCGGCCTTCTCCGGGTTCACCGCGATGTAGCGCACGGGCGCCCCGCGCGCGTCGCCGAGCGCCTGGGCCACGCGGTGCATGTCGATGGCCTCGCCCCCAGTCAGGGTGTAGGTCTTCCCGTGGTGTGCGTCGGGGTCGAGGAGGGCGGCTACCGCCACGTCCGCGATGTCGCGTGCGTCGATGTACGGCAGCCGCGCGTCTCCGATGGGCAGCGCAATGCGCCCGTGGGCACGGATGCCCTCGGCCTGATGGGTCAGGAAGTTCTGCATGAACGAGCATGGCCGCAGCACCGTGTAGCGGGGCGCGCGCGCGGCGACGTCGGCGTCGATCTCGCGGTGCCAGGCGCGCAGCTCCGACTCGAGGTCCCAGGTGGCCGAGCGCGACGACAGGCGCACCACCTGCTGAACACCCGCGGCGAGGGCGATGTCGAGGGCGCGCCGACTCAGCGAGACCTGCTCCTCGATGAGCGGCGTCATGAAGAAGAACGCGGCGACACCCACGAACGCCGCCCGCATGCTGGCCTCGTCCGTGAGGTCGAAGGGGCGTGCTTCGACGCCGACGCGGCTGCGTGAGCCGGGCCGGAGGGCTGCGATGGGGGCCAGCTCTCTCTGAGTGGCCAGCGCGCGCAGCACC
This window harbors:
- a CDS encoding NmrA family NAD(P)-binding protein; the protein is MRAVLVTGATGTVGGEVLRALATQRELAPIAALRPGSRSRVGVEARPFDLTDEASMRAAFVGVAAFFFMTPLIEEQVSLSRRALDIALAAGVQQVVRLSSRSATWDLESELRAWHREIDADVAARAPRYTVLRPCSFMQNFLTHQAEGIRAHGRIALPIGDARLPYIDARDIADVAVAALLDPDAHHGKTYTLTGGEAIDMHRVAQALGDARGAPVRYIAVNPEKAAAGMRASDMPSWLVDSALRVHERTRAGLEAEVSDDVARVLGRAPRTIENYARDHQAQLR